The sequence CGTGCAACAAATACAGGACTTTCAAATAGAGGTTCCTCAGCAAATCGTCCTTCTGCAGGAACTTCAGATAGAGGCTCAAACAGAGGTTCTTCGGCAAATCGTCCTTCTGCGGGAACGTCAGATCGTAGTTTTGACAGAGGGTCATCATCAAATCGTCCTTCAGCAGGAACCTCAGATCGTAGTTTCTCATCGCCAAATAGAAGTTCTTCTAATTTTAGCTCTGGAGGCGGAAGAACAAGATCTGGTGGTGGAGGTTTTAGTGGCGGAGGCGGTTTTGGCGGAGGCGGCGGACGCAGACGTTAATCAAAATACAAATGCATAAAAAAAGATCGGATATTATCCGATCTTTTTTTTATATCATCTGTCTTGTCCTGAAATAGCGATACACAAAAAGTATCATTATGGAAAAAGATCAAGAATTACGCTATGTAAAGCGCACCCAAAAAGATTACAGCATGTCTTTTAAGCTTCAAATTGTTCAGGAAATAGAACAAGGAAGAATTTCAATTTCCCAGGTTAAAAAAGATTATGCCATTCAGTCCCGTTCTACAATCGTTCAATGGCTTCGAAAATTTGGTAACTTTGATTGGGACAATCAAACACCTTCTGCTATGCCAAAATCTCCTGAACAAAAAATAATGGAACTTGAAGCCAAAGTGAAATTATTAGAAAAACAAAAATCATTTTTAGAACAGCAGGCTTACGTTGCCGATAAAAAAGCTATTATTTTCGATATGATGATTGATATAGCAGAAAAAGAATATCAAATTGACATTCGAAAAAACTCACCACCCGAACAATCGAACATTTTAAAGAAGAACATCAACAAACAATAATGTTTGCCTGTACTTTGTTCGGGATAGACAGACAGGTTTATTATCGAAGAATAAAAAGAACCAGTTCCAGAAAGCTTATTGCCTCAGAAGTTATTAGTCTGGTTTTGAAAATTAGAAATACAATGCCCCGAATAGGGGCAAAAAAACTGTATTATCTTTTAAAAATCCAATTGAATCAACTCAAAATCGGCAGGGATAAATTTATAGATATACTTAGAGCTAATCATTTATTAATAACACCTAGGCGTTCTTATCATATAACAACAAACTCTCATCATAGATTTAGAAAGCATGAGAATCTAATATTGGATTTAAAAATCTGCAGACCAGAACAAGTCTGGGTATCAGACATAACTTATGTCGGAAAAAGAGAGAATCCATGTTATTTAAGTCTTATAACAGATGCTTACTCTAAAAAAATAATGGGTTTTTATGTGGCAGATAATATGAATACTAAAAGCAGTTTAACAGCTTTAAAAAATGCAATAAAACAGCGCCGAGACAAAGGAAAAACATTAATCCACCATTCAGATAGAGGACTTCAGTATTGTTCTGATCAATATCAAAAACTATTATATAAAAACAATATAAGATGCAGTATGACACAAAACTCTGATCCTTATGAAAATGCAGTGGCGGAGAGAATAAATGGAATTTTAAAACAAGAATTTAATATTGATAAATTTAATCAGCAACTTGCTGTGATGAAGATTTTAATAAAAGATGCAATTGAGGTTTATAATAATGAAAGACCCCATTATTCTAATTATATGCTAACACCCAATCAAATGCACAAACAAAACATAGTAGAAATGAGAACTTATAAAACAAAAACACCTGCAAAAAAAGTTTTTACAGGTGTTTAATTAAATATATTTGTCTAATAATCTGTATCGATTATTTAGGACTAGTCAATCATTTATTTATTGATCTGAAACGCTCATATCTCTTACACAAACATATTTCCCATCTCTTTTCACAAACAAACTCATATAGTTTCCTGTATTTATAATGGCTTTTGTAGAATCTGTTACCTCAAAAGCCCCAGTTTCTACAACTTGATTTCCGTCATCTGAAACAAATATTTCACCAGTTTTAAATGCAATCTGATTGGAGTTTGAGCCAACATTATCTTTCAAAAACTCTAAAATATTAGCTTTTCCAACCAAAGGAATATGGTTTTGGTAGTAGCTAATGGCATCATCTGCATAATAGCCGACACTTGTAAGCTCACCTGAATTATAAACTCTAGCAAAGTCATCTTCCTTACTTTGAATTTCCTTTTTTATTGCTTCTTTATCAACCACTACAGGTTCTTCCTTTTTTGTATTGCAGGCAAAGATAGAAGTTAAAACACCTAACAATAAAATTCCTTTTAAAAGATTGTTTTTCATATATTTAAGGATTTAAAACTATACCTTAAAAGTACTTATAAAAATTAAAATATCAAGTTATTTCCGATAAAAATATTATCCGGTCATAATGAAGATTTTCAAAAACATTTTGCTATATTTAAATCAATCTGAATTGATTAAAGCAATACAGGCCCTTACACGAATGTTTTTGACCGAATTATAGCAAGTTATTCAGATTATATTGATTCTTTGTCAAAAAAATAGCCATATATTAGCAGGAGAAAAAGCTTATTATTGAAAATCAAAAAACGCTTTACATTTAATTTACCCCCTTTTTTAAAATGAATAAAACCCATTACAATATTTTACTTGCAGACGACGACGACGACGATTGCTCTTTTTTCAAAGAAGCTCTTGACGAATTAAACCTTCCGGTAACTCTTGTAACGGTACATGATGGCGTGCAGCTAATGGATTATTTAAGAACACATTCGCACAGCAACCTACCAGATATTCTTTTTCTCGACTTGAATATGCCCCGCAAAAATGGCCACGAATGCCTGAAAGAAATTAAGGAAATTCAAGAATATGAGACACTTCCTGTGATTATTTTTTCGACCTCATTAGATATTGAAATTGTTGATTTGATGTATCAAAAAGGCGCTACACATTATATACGAAAACCTGGCGAATTTTCTAAATTAAAGGCTGTAATCAGCAATGCTTTATCAACCACTGTCGAAAATAATCTAAAACAGCCTGCAAGGGAACAATTTGTTCTTCAGCCGTAATTTTTTAGGAATGAACCACAAGGAATATTATTTTCTAGCCGATGGCGGTGAAATGGGCGAATTAACACGATCCAAAGATTGGAGCAAGACTGCTTTAAGCCATCCTGATTTATGGCCAAAAAGTCTGCAAACAATGGTTTCGGTGATGCTCAATAATCCTATTGGAATGTACATTGCTTGGGGAACTTCGTACATACAACTGTATAATGACGCCTTTCGCCCTATTTTGGGTTCAACAAAACATCCTGACGCTTTAGGAATTGGTTCTAAAGAAACATTTTCCGAAATTTGGGACACTATCGGGCCAATGTTTGAGGATGTTATGAATGGCAATGCTGTTAGCTATTCTGACCTAAAACTCATTTTGAATCGGAATGGATTTGATGAAGAGTGTTATTTCAACTTTTCCTATACTCCAATTAAAACTGAAAATGGAAATGTTGGAGGCATATTAGTGACCGTTGTTGAAACTACCGAAAAAACTGAGCAGCTTTTAAGCAAAGCAAAAGTTCAAGAAAGCGAGCAAAAAATAAGGCAAATTGTAGAAAATGCGCCTTTCCCAATTGGGGTTTATGTGGGAAAAGAACAACGCATCGAGCTAGCCAATCAATCCATTATGGACGTTTGGGGAAAAGGAAATGATGTTGTTGGAAAATTATACACTGAAATTCTTCCTGAACTTGACAATCAATCTGTTTTTGAGCAAGTAAACCATGTTTTTGAAACTGGTGAAGCCTTTCATAATAAAAATGCCCGTATTGACATTACCATAAATGGTAAACTGGAAAGCTTTTATTTCAATTACAGTTTTACCCCGCTTTACGATACAAATGGAAATATTTATGGCG comes from Flavobacterium sp. KACC 22761 and encodes:
- a CDS encoding IS3 family transposase, which gives rise to MFACTLFGIDRQVYYRRIKRTSSRKLIASEVISLVLKIRNTMPRIGAKKLYYLLKIQLNQLKIGRDKFIDILRANHLLITPRRSYHITTNSHHRFRKHENLILDLKICRPEQVWVSDITYVGKRENPCYLSLITDAYSKKIMGFYVADNMNTKSSLTALKNAIKQRRDKGKTLIHHSDRGLQYCSDQYQKLLYKNNIRCSMTQNSDPYENAVAERINGILKQEFNIDKFNQQLAVMKILIKDAIEVYNNERPHYSNYMLTPNQMHKQNIVEMRTYKTKTPAKKVFTGV
- a CDS encoding nuclear transport factor 2 family protein gives rise to the protein MKNNLLKGILLLGVLTSIFACNTKKEEPVVVDKEAIKKEIQSKEDDFARVYNSGELTSVGYYADDAISYYQNHIPLVGKANILEFLKDNVGSNSNQIAFKTGEIFVSDDGNQVVETGAFEVTDSTKAIINTGNYMSLFVKRDGKYVCVRDMSVSDQ
- a CDS encoding response regulator, which encodes MNKTHYNILLADDDDDDCSFFKEALDELNLPVTLVTVHDGVQLMDYLRTHSHSNLPDILFLDLNMPRKNGHECLKEIKEIQEYETLPVIIFSTSLDIEIVDLMYQKGATHYIRKPGEFSKLKAVISNALSTTVENNLKQPAREQFVLQP